From Algoriphagus sp. NG3, the proteins below share one genomic window:
- a CDS encoding ABC transporter ATP-binding protein, protein MIQLQEVDKYIESRFQRVFILKGVDLTINEGEFITLMGPSGAGKSTLLNILGLLDEDYEGAYFFGDRNIKKMKERERAALHKSEFGYIFQAYHLIDELTVYENIETPLLYRNVSSNERKSIIADLLDRFNMVAKKDLFPAQLSGGQQQLVGIARAVAGKPRVLLADEPTGNLHSGQAKEIMEVFQELHREGTTIIQATHARENADYGTRLIDMLDGKIEKDEAIVHV, encoded by the coding sequence ATGATACAATTACAAGAAGTAGATAAATACATTGAATCACGATTTCAACGTGTATTTATTCTCAAAGGGGTAGATCTCACCATAAACGAAGGGGAGTTTATAACCCTTATGGGGCCTAGCGGTGCGGGAAAATCCACCTTATTGAACATCCTCGGCTTGCTAGATGAAGATTATGAAGGGGCTTATTTTTTCGGGGATAGGAATATTAAAAAAATGAAAGAACGTGAACGGGCTGCTTTGCACAAAAGCGAGTTTGGGTACATTTTTCAGGCTTACCATCTCATTGACGAACTGACTGTATATGAAAATATAGAAACCCCGCTTTTATACAGAAATGTGTCCTCCAATGAGCGTAAAAGCATTATTGCAGATCTCTTGGACAGATTCAATATGGTGGCCAAAAAAGATCTGTTTCCTGCCCAGCTTTCGGGAGGGCAGCAGCAGTTGGTAGGTATCGCAAGGGCGGTGGCAGGAAAACCCCGAGTACTCCTTGCAGATGAGCCTACGGGTAATCTGCATTCCGGACAGGCAAAGGAGATTATGGAGGTCTTCCAGGAATTGCACCGTGAGGGAACTACAATTATACAGGCTACTCATGCGAGAGAAAATGCGGATTATGGCACCAGACTGATCGATATGCTGGATGGAAAAATTGAGAAAGATGAAGCGATTGTTCATGTATAG
- a CDS encoding Gfo/Idh/MocA family oxidoreductase, translating to MSKNIESIDRRDFVKKSGLGLLGAALAPSLLARLNAGERLRTAHIGLGMMGMADLDAISSHELVDVVALCDVDSAMMANATALHPNAKTYTDYREMLKDMKGEIDAVVVSTPDHTHAPASIMAMKMNKPVYCQKPLTHHVSEARAMNKLASRKNLVTQMGIQVHSFYDYKLATLLIQSGIIGKVHTVRAWSPKDWGYDGPEPEGSDPVPASLDWNLWQGTAPERPYKEGFYHPGNWRKVMDYGCGTLGDMGVHIFDTPYNALELDVPRTIINECREPTGFGFPANNVVTYEFPGTKHTADTLKWVWYDGIGAPEAHEELVLPNGDELPDQGAMFVGEKGRLLLPHFQQLPRKIVDGEYVEMDIESFNLGKPVKDYDSESKKHYHQFVDACLGKGETTAPFSYASRLTETILLGVIAGRFPNQTLHWNSKKAKFDEKEANKFLKGKYRKF from the coding sequence ATGAGTAAGAACATTGAAAGTATTGACCGTAGGGACTTTGTCAAAAAGAGTGGTTTAGGTCTATTGGGGGCTGCTTTAGCTCCGTCACTTTTAGCTAGATTAAATGCGGGAGAGCGTCTTAGAACTGCCCATATTGGACTGGGTATGATGGGGATGGCCGATCTGGATGCGATTTCATCCCATGAGTTGGTAGATGTGGTGGCACTTTGCGATGTGGATTCTGCCATGATGGCCAATGCGACGGCGCTTCATCCAAATGCCAAAACCTATACTGACTATCGAGAGATGCTGAAAGATATGAAAGGTGAAATAGATGCAGTAGTGGTGTCTACCCCAGATCATACCCATGCACCGGCTTCCATCATGGCAATGAAGATGAATAAGCCTGTGTATTGTCAGAAACCATTGACTCATCATGTGTCAGAGGCTAGAGCAATGAATAAATTGGCTTCCAGGAAGAATTTGGTGACCCAGATGGGGATTCAGGTGCATTCTTTTTACGATTATAAATTGGCAACTTTACTTATTCAGTCTGGAATCATCGGTAAAGTGCATACCGTTCGCGCTTGGTCACCGAAGGACTGGGGCTACGATGGGCCCGAGCCGGAAGGATCTGATCCTGTGCCTGCTAGTTTGGATTGGAACCTGTGGCAAGGAACTGCCCCGGAACGTCCATACAAGGAAGGTTTCTATCATCCGGGGAATTGGAGAAAAGTGATGGATTACGGTTGTGGTACACTTGGTGATATGGGTGTGCATATTTTTGACACGCCGTATAATGCGCTTGAGTTAGACGTGCCCCGTACGATTATCAATGAGTGTCGTGAGCCTACCGGCTTTGGCTTCCCTGCAAACAATGTAGTCACCTATGAGTTTCCCGGTACTAAGCACACAGCCGATACGCTAAAATGGGTTTGGTACGACGGTATCGGTGCTCCGGAGGCACACGAGGAATTGGTTCTTCCAAATGGTGATGAATTGCCTGATCAAGGAGCGATGTTTGTGGGAGAAAAGGGCAGATTATTGTTGCCCCATTTCCAGCAGTTACCTCGAAAAATAGTAGATGGCGAATATGTAGAGATGGATATTGAATCATTCAATCTGGGCAAACCTGTGAAAGATTATGATTCCGAAAGTAAAAAGCACTACCACCAGTTTGTTGATGCTTGTTTGGGTAAGGGTGAAACCACAGCACCATTCTCCTATGCATCTAGATTGACAGAGACTATTTTACTTGGTGTGATTGCGGGAAGATTCCCTAATCAGACACTTCACTGGAACAGCAAGAAGGCAAAATTTGACGAGAAGGAAGCCAATAAGTTCTTAAAAGGAAAGTATCGTAAGTTCTAG
- a CDS encoding TolC family protein — MKRLFMYRKCSALVVGILLSAAVQAQDTLKINFRKAVDLALSANVDYQVLSNNMEVLKVQKQSALLSHFPNVNINSSFSQQKGQQTQQIEGQIVVTSVTNEVVNAGLNVSMPIFNAGRRILDTQSSKLAYEAGEKGLDRASQQIVFDVARRYLQVLLDQELVRISIENLENQKETLRQIDGFVDAGLRTLSDKYNQQSEVARLESVLVDAELQYQNDVWDLSEYLQLGPGEVPVLEPVDPSTDKMGFDGMSMTELYDIAMANRPDGTQQTLLVESLEKNLKASKAMYYPRVAAFYNYNTFFTSLDDRTLQDQLLKIYPQNAMGLSLAIPIFNNFQNKLEVSRNRVAYKNQILQKESIDRKIYQDVKLAYMNYMAAVKKESNTAVQVMAAEEAQNAISERFRLGISNFVDLATANQQLVSAQADQAQAIYTRFFQDVLMQHALGTLEVLD; from the coding sequence ATGAAGCGATTGTTCATGTATAGAAAATGCAGTGCCTTAGTTGTTGGTATTTTGCTTTCAGCTGCAGTACAGGCTCAGGATACATTGAAAATCAATTTTCGCAAGGCGGTCGATTTGGCTCTTTCAGCGAATGTTGATTATCAGGTATTATCAAATAACATGGAAGTACTGAAGGTTCAAAAGCAGTCAGCACTTCTCTCACATTTTCCCAATGTGAATATCAATAGCTCATTTTCCCAGCAGAAAGGCCAGCAAACACAACAGATAGAAGGACAGATAGTGGTGACTAGTGTGACCAATGAAGTGGTAAATGCTGGATTGAATGTGAGCATGCCGATTTTCAATGCCGGCAGAAGGATTCTAGACACCCAATCCTCAAAACTCGCATATGAGGCAGGGGAAAAAGGCCTTGATAGAGCCTCTCAGCAAATTGTGTTCGATGTCGCCAGAAGATACCTTCAGGTACTTTTAGACCAAGAATTGGTGAGAATCTCTATTGAAAACCTGGAGAATCAAAAGGAAACTTTACGGCAGATTGACGGTTTTGTAGATGCTGGACTTCGGACTTTATCAGACAAATATAATCAGCAATCAGAAGTGGCAAGGCTGGAATCTGTGTTGGTAGATGCAGAATTGCAATACCAGAATGATGTGTGGGATCTCTCCGAATATTTGCAGCTGGGTCCCGGAGAAGTCCCTGTGCTGGAACCCGTTGACCCTAGTACTGATAAGATGGGATTTGACGGCATGAGTATGACGGAGCTATATGATATAGCCATGGCCAACCGCCCGGACGGTACGCAGCAGACATTATTGGTAGAATCTTTGGAGAAAAATCTCAAAGCCAGTAAAGCAATGTATTACCCACGGGTGGCCGCATTTTATAACTATAACACTTTTTTTACTTCACTGGATGACAGGACATTACAAGATCAACTCCTGAAAATATATCCGCAAAATGCGATGGGGCTGAGTCTTGCGATTCCTATTTTCAATAATTTCCAAAATAAACTGGAAGTAAGTAGAAACAGAGTAGCCTATAAGAACCAGATTTTACAAAAGGAGTCCATCGATAGAAAAATCTATCAGGATGTAAAGCTTGCGTATATGAACTACATGGCAGCAGTGAAAAAGGAGTCAAACACGGCGGTTCAGGTGATGGCTGCAGAAGAAGCCCAAAATGCGATTTCAGAACGGTTCAGGTTGGGGATTTCCAATTTTGTGGATCTTGCTACTGCCAATCAGCAACTGGTAAGCGCCCAAGCTGACCAAGCACAGGCGATTTACACGCGCTTTTTCCAGGATGTGTTGATGCAGCATGCCTTGGGAACCTTAGAAGTATTGGATTGA